In Streptomyces sp. NBC_00448, the following are encoded in one genomic region:
- a CDS encoding acetate kinase translates to MTAATRVLVLNSGSSSVKYQLLDMADHSRPAAGVVERIGEEGGVADHAEALRQVARQLDEQGLGLDSPALAAVGHRVVHGGTRFTEPTLITDEVVAEIEKLVPLAPLHNPANITGIKVARELRPDLPQVAVFDTAFHATIPEAAARYAIDAATADRYGIRRYGFHGTSHAYVSRATAALLGREPAEVNVIVLHLGNGASASAVRGGECVDTSMGMTPLEGLVMGTRSGDIDPAVVFHLERVGGMGSDEIDALLNKRSGLLGLCGDNDMREIGRRMGEGDPAARLAFDVYVHRLRRYVGAFTAVLGRVDAIAFTAGVGENSAAVRAAALRDLDALGIALDPVHNAIRAGGARLISTAASRVAVAVVPTDEEFEIARDTYRLVSG, encoded by the coding sequence GTGACAGCGGCGACCCGCGTACTCGTGCTCAACTCCGGCTCCTCGTCGGTGAAGTACCAGTTGCTCGACATGGCCGACCACTCCCGGCCCGCGGCCGGCGTGGTGGAGCGGATCGGCGAGGAGGGCGGCGTCGCCGACCACGCCGAGGCGCTGCGGCAGGTCGCGCGGCAGCTCGACGAGCAGGGCCTGGGCCTGGACTCGCCCGCGCTCGCCGCGGTCGGGCACCGGGTGGTGCACGGCGGCACCCGTTTCACCGAGCCGACCCTGATCACCGACGAGGTGGTCGCCGAGATCGAGAAGCTGGTGCCGCTCGCGCCGCTGCACAACCCGGCGAACATCACCGGCATCAAGGTCGCCCGCGAGCTGCGCCCGGACCTGCCGCAGGTGGCGGTCTTCGACACCGCCTTCCACGCCACCATCCCGGAGGCCGCGGCCCGCTACGCGATCGACGCGGCCACCGCCGACCGGTACGGCATCCGCCGCTACGGCTTCCACGGCACCTCGCACGCCTACGTCTCCCGGGCCACGGCCGCGCTGCTCGGCAGGGAGCCCGCCGAGGTCAACGTGATCGTGCTGCACCTGGGCAACGGCGCCTCGGCGTCGGCGGTGCGGGGCGGGGAGTGCGTGGACACCTCGATGGGCATGACGCCGCTGGAGGGCCTGGTGATGGGCACCCGCTCGGGCGACATCGACCCGGCGGTGGTCTTCCACCTGGAGCGGGTCGGCGGCATGGGCAGCGACGAGATCGACGCCCTGCTCAACAAGCGGTCCGGCCTGCTGGGCCTGTGCGGCGACAACGACATGCGGGAGATCGGCCGCCGGATGGGCGAGGGCGACCCGGCCGCCCGGCTCGCCTTCGACGTCTACGTCCACCGGCTGCGCCGCTACGTCGGCGCGTTCACCGCGGTGCTCGGGCGGGTCGACGCGATCGCGTTCACCGCGGGCGTCGGCGAGAACTCCGCCGCGGTCCGCGCCGCCGCCCTGCGCGACCTGGATGCCCTGGGCATCGCGCTCGACCCGGTGCACAACGCGATCCGGGCCGGCGGCGCCCGGCTGATCTCCACCGCCGCCAGCCGGGTGGCGGTGGCGGTGGTCCCCACTGATGAGGAGTTCGAGATCGCGCGGGATACTTACCGCTTGGTGAGCGGTTGA